The following is a genomic window from Adhaeribacter radiodurans.
ACCAGGAAGCCATGGATAGTAAAGAAGTAAGAGAAGAAAAATCTCAGCACATTCCTATGAAGCGCCCAGGCAACCCCGAAGAAATTGGCAAGTTAGCGGTTTTTCTGGCTTCTTCCGACTCCGACTATGTTACCGGTTCCAGCTATTTTATGGACGGCGGTTTATCCCTGTTCATGGGTCAAGGCGCTTAAAGTAGTTGTTAGTTGTTAGTTGCTAGACTGATGATTCATTCAAGTATTTAGTTTTCAATTTGTTAGAACTAGGTAGCCAAGAAAAACTGACACCAGTTTGGCAATTGAGCGCCTTGTAGACTTCCGGTGCCGAGGAACGAGGCATTCCGCAGCAGAGCGAGAAAAGGAGGGATACACCGCGCGAAAGAGCCAAATGAGGCCCGCCGGCCACGAGGCAAAACTTGAAGCTAAAAAGTTAGATAGCACCACAGCCTGGAGGCTTGAAAAGGCTCCAAGTAGGCACAGTAAAAATATCTTAGACTCCGACCTGCTTATTCTATTTACAATAAAATACCTCTAAAAACAAAAGAGCCTGCTTTAAAAGCAGGCTCTTTAAATTGGCATTTAACAAAAATTAACTAGCTGCGTGCAGCCAATCTTTTTTAGCCAGTAAATCTTCTTCACTTTCGCGATAGTCCGGATCATCTACGCAGCAATCAACGGGGCAAACGGCCGCACATTGCGGTTCCTCGTGAAAGCCCATACACTCGGTACATTTATCTGAAACTATGTAGTAATATTCATCTGAAATAGCTGATTGCGGTGCATCGCCGGCTACTACCTCGCCGCCGTCAATCTCGACTTCGGTTAAAGAAGTACCGCCGCCCCAAGTCCATTGTACACCGCCTTCGTAAATAGCGGTGTTGGGGCATTCTGGCTCGCACGCACCACAATTAATACATTCGTCGGTGATCATTATAGCCATAATCGTGTCTCCTGTTAATTTTTATTTAATTTTGTAATTTTATACGCCGGTAAAATTAGAAGATTACCTTCTATCATTCAAAATTTTTCCGGTTTAATTCGAAATTTGTTAATTTTTTATTTATGCTTTTAGAAAACCGCTTGCAAACTTTTATTCAACTAGGTCGCCAGTTAAATGCCCTATTACCGGAACAAGTGCAGGATTTAGCTCAGCAAGCCCGCCGCCAGAATGCCTGGTTCGATGAGCCAAACGTACAGCAAGCCCTGAGCAACATTGCCTCTATGCTCAACGAAAGCCAATTACGCACCTGGTTGGCTGCTTACAATTTAGAAAACCTGCAACCCCGGAAAGTCGGCGTAGTTATGGCCGGCAATATTCCCTTAGTAGGTTTTCACGACTTACTAACCGTTCTTTTAAGCGGCAATTACCTCTACGCGAAATTAAGCTCCGAAGATACTTTTTTACCTAAATGGCTCGTACAGCAATTAATAACTATAGAACCAGAGTTTAAAGATTTTGTTCTATTTGTTGATTTACTTAAAGACGTAGATGCCGTAATTGCCACCGGCAGCGATAATACTGCCCGTTATTTTGAATATTATTTTGCTAAAAAACCCCATATTATTCGCCGGAACCGGAGCAGCCTGGCTGTTTTAACTGGTTTCGAAAGCCCCGAAGAACTTGCTAAGTTGGGAAGCGATATTTTTCAGTATTATGGCTTAGGATGCCGCAATGTTTCCAAGTTGTTCGTACCCGAAGGATATAACCCGGAGCCTTTTTTCCAGGCTCTAGAGCCTTTTAAAGGAGTGCTGGATCATCATAAATACGCCAACAATTACGATTACAACAAGTCGATTTTACTGGTAAACCAAACACCGCACTACGATAATGGCTTTTTGTTGCTCACCGAAAACAAGCAATTAG
Proteins encoded in this region:
- a CDS encoding 4Fe-4S dicluster domain-containing protein, which produces MAIMITDECINCGACEPECPNTAIYEGGVQWTWGGGTSLTEVEIDGGEVVAGDAPQSAISDEYYYIVSDKCTECMGFHEEPQCAAVCPVDCCVDDPDYRESEEDLLAKKDWLHAAS
- a CDS encoding acyl-CoA reductase, which gives rise to MLLENRLQTFIQLGRQLNALLPEQVQDLAQQARRQNAWFDEPNVQQALSNIASMLNESQLRTWLAAYNLENLQPRKVGVVMAGNIPLVGFHDLLTVLLSGNYLYAKLSSEDTFLPKWLVQQLITIEPEFKDFVLFVDLLKDVDAVIATGSDNTARYFEYYFAKKPHIIRRNRSSLAVLTGFESPEELAKLGSDIFQYYGLGCRNVSKLFVPEGYNPEPFFQALEPFKGVLDHHKYANNYDYNKSILLVNQTPHYDNGFLLLTENKQLVSPISVIHLETYSSQEDLKQKLKALEEKIQCIISALGWYQGSIPFGEAQCPTPSQYADNVDTLAFLSGLNSWA